A genome region from Triticum aestivum cultivar Chinese Spring chromosome 2B, IWGSC CS RefSeq v2.1, whole genome shotgun sequence includes the following:
- the LOC123046632 gene encoding E3 ubiquitin-protein ligase Os04g0590900: MASSPPAIVGTEPTWVPYEPTRDCSQGLCSLYCPQWCYFIFPPPPPFDLAGPGPDDSSGHVFSPLVIAIIGVLATAFLLVSYYTFISKYCGTFGSLRRRLFGPGSGSGGGGGTGGPGSGHGQSRSQESWNVSPASGLDETLINKITVCKYRRGDGPVLHTTDCSVCLGEFDDGESLRLLPKCSHAFHQQCIDTWLKSHSNCPLCRSNITFVAVEVAPPEPEGCAPGPGETDRNTHQVVIEMDELESMCEEQQDAVNSGGVRADRDDQETEDSREGTEEEEDANGTAEIREEGVPPPKTGSNLHRDSRMSIADVLQSTMEDELIAARESGLLAGGAGTSRRCRGENSSNGRGRNRRALQDDSVPPMKRLPPGGRSCFSSKSGRGVVVDSDNPVRGGQS, translated from the coding sequence aTGGCGTCCTCGCCGCCTGCAATCGTCGGGACGGAGCCCACCTGGGTGCCCTACGAGCCAACCAGGGACTGCTCCCAGGGGCTCTGCAGCCTCTACTGCCCCCAGTGGTGCTACTTCATcttccccccgccgccgcccttcGACCTCGCCGGCCCCGGCCCCGACGACTCCTCCGGCCACGTCTTCTCCCCGCTCGTCATCGCCATCATCGGCGTGCTGGCCACCGCCTTCCTCCTCGTCAGCTACTACACCTTCATCTCCAAGTACTGCGGCACCTTCGGCTCCCTCCGGAGGAGGCTCTTTGgccccggctccggctccggcggcggtgggggcACCGGCGGTCCTGGGAGCGGCCACGGGCAGTCCAGGAGCCAGGAGTCGTGGAACGTGTCGCCGGCGAGCGGGCTGGACGAGACCCTGATCAACAAGATCACGGTGTGCAAGTACAGGCGCGGCGACGGGCCCGTCCTCCACACCACCGACTGCTCGGTCTGCCTCGGCGAGTTCGACGACGGGGAGAGCCTCCGGCTGCTGCCCAAATGCAGCCATGCGTTCCACCAGCAGTGCATCGACACTTGGCTCAAGTCGCACTCCAATTGCCCCCTCTGCCGCTCCAACATCACGTTCGTCGCCGTCGAGGTGGCGCCGCCGGAGCCGGAGGGCTGTGCTCCAGGTCCAGGCGAGACCGACCGGAACACCCATCAGGTGGTTATTGAGATGGATGAATTGGAGAGCATGTGCGAAGAGCAGCAGGATGCTGTGAACAGCGGGGGCGTCAGAGCTGACCGTGATGATCAGGAGACGGAGGACAGTCGAgagggaacagaggaggaggaggatgccaaTGGCACGGCTGAGATAAGAGAAGAAGGCGTGCCACCACCGAAGACGGGGTCCAACCTGCACCGTGACAGCCGCATGTCCATCGCCGACGTGCTGCAGTCCACCATGGAGGACGAGCTGATCGCAGCCAGGGAGAGCGGGCTCCTCGCAGGCGGCGCCGGCACGTCGAGGCGGTGCCGCGGGGAGAACAGTAGCAACGGACGGGGCCGCAACCGGCGCGCGTTGCAGGACGACTCCGTGCCGCCGATGAAGAGGCTGCCGCCCGGCGGCAGGTCGTGCTTCAGCAGCAAGAGCGGCAGGGGAGTCGTCGTCGATTCAGATAATCCAGTGCGAGGTGGGCAGTCGTGA